Genomic DNA from Rhodothermales bacterium:
CTCGCTGACCGTATTCGACGTGCTGGGCCGGGCCGTGCGCCAACTTCCACTGCGCCGCTCGGGGGGGCGCCATACGCTGCAGTGGGACGGCTCGGGCGACGATGGGCGGCGCCTTGCCGCGGGCGTGTACATGGTGGTGTTGTCAACACCCCATGGTACACGCTCGCTCAAGGCGGTGCTTTACTGACCCCTCCGGCGTGCGCACATGCAGAAACGCCCCGCTCGGACCTGTCCGAGCGGGGCGTTTTTGTAAGCTTCCGGGCGAGAATCAGTTGGAGTAAGTGACCACCAGCAGGGGTGCCTTGGAGCTGCTTCCGTTGTAGGACTCGGCGGTCCGTTCGCCTTTGCCACTGATCATGAACGCCATGTCGTTCCCGGCATTCCAGCCGGAGCGGTTCACGATCTCCTGCACGACGGCTGCGATGTTTGGCGTGCGCTGGTCCATGCCTGCTGCGCCGACACTCGTCCAGGCCGGGAAGCTCCATGTGACGTGGGATGCGGTCTGTGCTCGATTGCTGATGTCGTAGTCAGAGGATCCGTAGGAGGACGCATCGTCCGTGTTTTCGCCGGCCAGTCGGAGATGGTTGTCTCCGCTGTTCTTCTCGTCCACCGTGAACTGCACGTAGGCCTCGGTGATCGTGGCGCCCTTCGGGATGTCCAGTCCGCGGAAGCGGATTCCCACAATCTGGTCCTTGCTGCCGTCGAATGACAGCTCGAGGTCGGAGCTGCTACGGTACATGTCCCCGTTGGAGACGCGCTCCTCGGCGTCATCGTTCTTGTCTGAGATGCGTACGGAGATCGTATGGGTTTGAGCTGCCCGCGTGCCCAGATCCGTGCCTGCGATCGTTTGTGCGCCGGGGGCAGGGCCTTCGCCGACCCAGAGCGAATTGTTGAGGGTCCCCTTTGGAACACCGACGTGGATGCGTCCGGACTTGCTGTGCAGCCACCGGAGAACCTCTTTCGATGACGCCTGCGGGTGATCATGGAGATACAGGGCGACTGCTCCGGTCACGTGAGCGGCCGACATCGAGGTCCCGGTAAGTGTCGCGGTCTGGTGGGCAATCGGCGAAAGGGAGACCACCTCGTCACCCGGGGCCAGGATATCGATGACTTTGCCGTGGTTGGAGAACCACGAGAACGCGCCCAGCATATCGTGCGAGCCGACTGTAATGGCCGACTTGGCCTTGGCGGGGGTGACCTTGGAGGCATCCACGCCCTGGTTTCCGGCGGCCACCACGAAGATGACTCCCAACTTGGCGGCGCGATCGATGGCAATGTCGAGTGCGGTGTCCTCGGTGGTGCCGACGACCTCCCCCAGCGACATGTTCACAACCATCGGCGTGTTCGGCTGGGCGGCTTTGCGTTTGGCAATCTCCTCGACTGCAGCGACCACGACGGAGACGTCGGTAGTGCCCTCATCATTGAGGACCTTGAGATTGTGAATCCGCGAACCCGGGGCGATGCCCACCAGGCCGTCGGAATCGTCGATAGCACCGATGATCCCGGCGATGTGGGTGCCGTGACCATCATAGTCGGCCGGGTCGTCCATTCCCGGACGGAAATCGATCGACTCGACAAGTGCCAGGTCGTCATCCGGATCCGAACTGTTGGCTTTCGCGACGCCTGTGTCGAGCACGAACACATCGACCGGAACGGAGCCCGATCCGTTGCCGGACTGGGTGGAGCTGGTTGCCCCGCCTACCATGGCCACACTCCATGGCAGATGCTGCGAGGTTGCCGTCGAGCTGCCACTGCTGACGGGAAACTTCATGCCGAAGTCCGGCTCGAACCAGGAGATTTCCGGGTCGTCCGCCATGGTCCGGAGCAGCTCGATAAAGTCGCTCTGTCCATTCTTCAGCCTTGCGGTGACCGCGTACCCGTCGAAGACTTCTTCGTATTCGAACCGCTCAAGGATCTCGAAGCGTTCGAGCAGCCGGTACCGCTCCACCACGCGGAACCGCTCGACAATTCCGTAGCGCTCCACCAGCTCCTGCGCATTGATCGCGAAGATGAGGTTGAGCTCCTCGCCGTCCTTGCCTGCGGTCTCTCCGCGGGCTTTTTCAAGGAGGTGAGCGTGCCTGAACTTGTCAGGGTCCAGTTCCTGGACTTCACGCGGCGTCTCTGGGCGCTCCTCGACGGCGCTGCCGGTAAAGCTTTCGGAGCAGCCGCCAGCCAGGACTGCGAAGCCGAGAAACAGGAAAAATCTGCGATACATGGAGTAGGGAGGATTGAGAGTGTGGCGCAGGGACAAGCATCCCCACGGTCCCCGTATCGGCAGTTGGCGTGCGGACTTAAGCCCGAAGCAGAGAAAGTTGGCGCTTTTGGGTGGCGGGGTTGTTCGGGGCGGCGCGGCGGCTGTTGGGGGTGCGAGGGGGGCTGCGGGGGGCTGCGGTTGGCGCGGTTGTGGGCGCGTCGGTTGGCGCGGGGACGGCCCTTGGTCGGCCGGGACGGCCGGGCCCCCGTGGCGGGGTTGCGGTCGGGCGTAATGGTGCGGATGTGGAATCGCGGCCCCCGATTACACTTACGGCTCCCGCCGCGGGGCGCCCGAGTGGAATAGGGCCCCGCAGTCGACTTCGGTCCGGGGCCGCGGGGCCTCTACGTGGAAAGCGGCCCCGCTATTTCACTTCGGCCGCTGCTGCGGCGGCCGCTCCGGTTGGCGCAGGCGCCCAAGATGCCGGAGGGCGCGGGCGCGACGGTTGGCGCACCACGGCGCGAGTCGGCCAGGACGGCTGGCCCCCGTAGCATGGCCGGCCCCCGGGCCTGATGACGCGGATGTGGAATCGCGGCCCCCGATTACACTTACGGGTCCCACCGCGGCGCGCCCGAGTGGAATGGGGCCCCGCAGTCGACTTCGGTCCGGGGCCGCGGGGCCTCTACGTGGAAAGCGGCCCCGCTATTCCACTTCGGCCGCTGCGGCGGCGGCCGCTTCGGTTGGCGCAAGCGCCCAAGAGGCCCGGGACGGCATGTGGGCGATGCGGTCCGCGTGCGACGTGCGCTTCAGATGCCGGGAAGGGCGCGGGCGATGCGGTCCGCGTGCGACGCGCGCTTCAGTGGCCGGAGTGCGCGGGCGATGCGGTCCGCGTGCGCGACAGCGCCTCAGCCCAGGCGCCGGCAGCCAAGGCGAGCCTGCGCAGGCCTCAGCGACTCAGCCAGTAGTTCAGCTTGACGATGAACGTGTTTTGCATGTCCTCATCCAGGATGCCGGACAGCTGATCGAAGAAGCTGAACTCCGGATTCGGTGAAAAGCCGCTGCGTCCGTGATTCCAGACAAGGAAAAGCGTCGAGCCGGGGATGTACTCCCATCGGAAGACCAGATTGCTCCGCAGGGAGCGGACTCGGAAGTCGGGATTGGCGAAGTGCCAGGGCGCAACGGGACCCGGGCCGTCGGGGTCCGCCACGAGGCGTCGACCGTCGTCCCGGGATTCAATGGTTGAGCCGGCCGACGCGCCGTATATCAGGAAGTCGTAAGAGCCCGGAGCCGTTAGCTCCTTGAACTCCTGGTAGTCCCCGGTCGAGATAAACGGCTGCGCGTACCACTGGACCGACATGTCTGGCGATAGCGCCACATCCATGCGGATGGTGGCGCTCACCTGATGCTGGTGCAGCTCCGCGTAGAGGTAGCGCGCGCCAAACGTACCCGTGGCGAAGGGATCCGGCCGGGCGGTAACGTATTGCCCGATGGTGCGGACGCGCCTGAAGTTCGGGAACAGCGACACGTTGATGTTGGAAGCTGCACGCCAGGTAAGGCCGCCACCTGAGAACAAACCCCACCCATCAAAGCGGTTTCGCGCGTAGGTGGTCCACAGATGTCCCGAAAGCCGCTTGCGCCCATCGCTGAATCCCACAACGTTCAGGCTCCAATTGGCCGGTAGCAAGGTGTTGGGACCTCCACGTGTACCGGCCGGATTCAGGTTGTCGCTTCGGAGGTTGAAGCTGGCGTTGCTGCCCCAGTAGTTCAGGAATTGCCCGTTCAACCCCAGAAAGGCGCCGCGACCGGTTCGTGTGCCGCCGTAGTTCTGCGAGCGGAAGCCGGTGGCATTGATGCGAAAGGTGCGGAAGACCTTGCCGGGCTCCAGCCAGCGCCGCGTGACGCGGAAGCCGGTGAAGATCTCGTCCACCCCCGTGAGAAACCCAGCGTCGTTGATTTCGAAGCCGGGGGAGTACGCGTAGAAGTCGGCGCCCACCAGCCAGTCTCCCGAAACCTTGTCTATCTGGAACGATGTGGCATAGCCGGTGAGACTCGTGGCGGCGGTGTCCACAGATACGTAGTCCTGGTCCGGGCGCTGGAAGTAGCGCGCAGACGAGCGCTGCAGGCGCGTGATGGCGTCGGGTTCGCCCCGGACAGCGGAGCCGGAAAAGGTGCCGTTCACCACAAAGCGGTTGTCCCCGAATCGGTGAAAGAAGTCGATGCCGCCGGAGTAGGCACTCGACGGCAGAAAGGACAGAGCCGGATCCGCGATGTCGCGATTGACTGCCGTCCCGAGAATGCCGATCGAGGAGGACCCTTCCCGGAAGTCGCGGCGGAGACTTGCCACGGCATAGTTGGATCGTGGCTCCACCACCGCTTCGGTGCGCGTTCCGTCGGCGCGCTGAATGGGGGCGACTTCGCGTCCGGTTACGGCTTCCAGCAGACCAATGGACCAACCGCCAGTCTGTCCGGACAGTTTTGTCGCCGCCAGGATCGAGGTGTTGATGGGGTTGTCGACAAAGCCGCCTGGTTCGAACACAGGTCGGGAGGGCGCGCGACCCACGCGTCTGGAGTAGAACAGCTGAGGCGCGCCGAAGATGAAGCCGCCGCTTCCGGCACCGAACTGAAAGAGGTTGGCTCCTTCAACAAAGAATGGGCGACGTTCCTCAAAAAAGGTCTCGAACACGGTCAGGTTGACTTCGGCCGGGTCGGCTTCCACCTGGCCGAAATCCGGGTTCACCGTTGCGTTCAACGTGAGGTCAGACGTGACACCAAGATTGACGTCGAGGCCGGCCGTGACTGATTGCAGGCTGCCGTCGTTAAACGGGTTATTCGGATTCGCCGTTTGGTCGTGGTCGGTCTTGGCGACGGTGTAGGGGAGGACTTCCAGGCGTCGAGGCGATTGGATGCCCCGCAGGCCGTCCAGATGGCCAAAGTGGGAGGCAAAGCCCTGTTCTTCATTCTCCCACCAGCTCCATGCCGCCCACTCGCTCTTGCGGAAGATCCGGCGGGTGAAGTTGATGCCCCAGGTCTGCTCGTCCGCCCCGGAGAATCGAAGCTGCGAAAACGGGATGCGCATCTCCACCACCCAACCCTGTTGGTCGATGGAGGTCGCCGCCTCCCAGACGGGATCCCAGGAAAAGTCTTCGTTGTCGGAGTCGTTCGTGGCTATGTAGTCCGCTCGCACGCCAGATGGGTTGACCGAGAACCTGAACGCCGTCCGGTGGTCGTGGTACGAGTCGATCGAGACGATGAAGCGATCACTGGCTTCTTCGTTGTCGCGGCGCGCGAGGCGACCCGCGATCCCATCCGGGTCCGAGTCAAGGAGGCGCGCACCCACGTAGAGTGCCTGGTCGTCGTAGGCCACGCGCACTTCGGTTCGTTCGCTGGCCGGATCTCCATCGACCGGAAAATCCTGTCGGAAACCCGTCGCGACCGGGGCAGACGCCCAGACCGCATCGTCCAGCCGGCCGTCCACGCGGGGAGCACCCTGGGCGGCACGGACGGCGGAGATTCGGGGAGGCTCATCGTCGAGCACACCCTGCGCCATCTGGGCCCTGGCGGGCGAGGCCATCAGCAGCAGCGAAAGGGCCGGCAGGACTCTGGAGCGCAGCATGGGTGAACCGATTGGGGAGGAAGCAAGGTGGCCGGGGAAGCCCACATGCAAGAGACACAGGATCCCCGGATACGGTTGCCAATTCCCTACGGAGGGTCCCAGGAACGGGTGCGGGCAGTTTCCGGTGCCCTCGGCGGCACCTCCAACGCCTGCCCCGACGTGGCGGCCGGCTCCCGAGCCGCACGCGCCGAGCCCGTCAGTCCGTGGCCGGCTTCTCCTTCTCGGTCGCCTTCTTCTTCGGCACCGCGAACGGCGTCCACTTCTCGCCCGTCACGTGCTCGTGGATCCAGCGGATCTCCTCGACATCACGCGTACGCTGGTGACGAGGCTCCCGGAAGCCGTGCGGCTCGCGAGGGAATCGGATGTACCGCACCGGCGCGTTGCCTGCATCCCGGATGGCTGCGAAGAACATCATGCTCTGCGGTTCGGTGTCGGTGGTGTCGTTCATGCCGTGCAGGATGAGCGTGGGCGTTCTCACCTTGTGCGCGTGCGTGAGCGGGGAGCGCTCTCTCCAGAACTCCGCATTCTCCCACGGATTGCCCCCCAGGTACCAACGGCTCACGTCAAAGTTGAAGCCGGGTCCGTACTCGGACGTCCAGTCGGACACCATGGCACCGACCGATGCGGCCTTGAAACGATGGGTCTGCGTGATGGTCCATCCGCCCAGAATGCCACCGTAGCTCCAGCCCCGCACAGCCAACCGCGAAGGATCCGCGAGTCCATCGCCAATCATCTTGTCCACGCCGGTCATCAGATCGTGGAAGTTGCCCCCGCC
This window encodes:
- a CDS encoding S8 family serine peptidase, which codes for MYRRFFLFLGFAVLAGGCSESFTGSAVEERPETPREVQELDPDKFRHAHLLEKARGETAGKDGEELNLIFAINAQELVERYGIVERFRVVERYRLLERFEILERFEYEEVFDGYAVTARLKNGQSDFIELLRTMADDPEISWFEPDFGMKFPVSSGSSTATSQHLPWSVAMVGGATSSTQSGNGSGSVPVDVFVLDTGVAKANSSDPDDDLALVESIDFRPGMDDPADYDGHGTHIAGIIGAIDDSDGLVGIAPGSRIHNLKVLNDEGTTDVSVVVAAVEEIAKRKAAQPNTPMVVNMSLGEVVGTTEDTALDIAIDRAAKLGVIFVVAAGNQGVDASKVTPAKAKSAITVGSHDMLGAFSWFSNHGKVIDILAPGDEVVSLSPIAHQTATLTGTSMSAAHVTGAVALYLHDHPQASSKEVLRWLHSKSGRIHVGVPKGTLNNSLWVGEGPAPGAQTIAGTDLGTRAAQTHTISVRISDKNDDAEERVSNGDMYRSSSDLELSFDGSKDQIVGIRFRGLDIPKGATITEAYVQFTVDEKNSGDNHLRLAGENTDDASSYGSSDYDISNRAQTASHVTWSFPAWTSVGAAGMDQRTPNIAAVVQEIVNRSGWNAGNDMAFMISGKGERTAESYNGSSSKAPLLVVTYSN
- a CDS encoding carbohydrate binding family 9 domain-containing protein, giving the protein MLRSRVLPALSLLLMASPARAQMAQGVLDDEPPRISAVRAAQGAPRVDGRLDDAVWASAPVATGFRQDFPVDGDPASERTEVRVAYDDQALYVGARLLDSDPDGIAGRLARRDNEEASDRFIVSIDSYHDHRTAFRFSVNPSGVRADYIATNDSDNEDFSWDPVWEAATSIDQQGWVVEMRIPFSQLRFSGADEQTWGINFTRRIFRKSEWAAWSWWENEEQGFASHFGHLDGLRGIQSPRRLEVLPYTVAKTDHDQTANPNNPFNDGSLQSVTAGLDVNLGVTSDLTLNATVNPDFGQVEADPAEVNLTVFETFFEERRPFFVEGANLFQFGAGSGGFIFGAPQLFYSRRVGRAPSRPVFEPGGFVDNPINTSILAATKLSGQTGGWSIGLLEAVTGREVAPIQRADGTRTEAVVEPRSNYAVASLRRDFREGSSSIGILGTAVNRDIADPALSFLPSSAYSGGIDFFHRFGDNRFVVNGTFSGSAVRGEPDAITRLQRSSARYFQRPDQDYVSVDTAATSLTGYATSFQIDKVSGDWLVGADFYAYSPGFEINDAGFLTGVDEIFTGFRVTRRWLEPGKVFRTFRINATGFRSQNYGGTRTGRGAFLGLNGQFLNYWGSNASFNLRSDNLNPAGTRGGPNTLLPANWSLNVVGFSDGRKRLSGHLWTTYARNRFDGWGLFSGGGLTWRAASNINVSLFPNFRRVRTIGQYVTARPDPFATGTFGARYLYAELHQHQVSATIRMDVALSPDMSVQWYAQPFISTGDYQEFKELTAPGSYDFLIYGASAGSTIESRDDGRRLVADPDGPGPVAPWHFANPDFRVRSLRSNLVFRWEYIPGSTLFLVWNHGRSGFSPNPEFSFFDQLSGILDEDMQNTFIVKLNYWLSR